From Pseudomonas sp. stari2, a single genomic window includes:
- the dinB gene encoding DNA polymerase IV: protein MTQRKIIHIDCDCFYAAIEMRDDPRLAGKPLAVGGSADRRGVIATCNYEARAYGVRSAMSSGHALKLCPDLTIVKPRMDAYREASKEIHTIFRDYTDLIEPLSLDEAYLDVSDSAHFGGSATRIAQDIRRRVSNQLHITVSAGVAPNKFLAKIASDWKKPNGLFVITPDQVEDFVSGLPVSKLHGVGKVTADKLGKLGINDCLQLREWDKLALVREFGSFGERMWSLARGIDDRQVHNDSRRQSISVENTYDVDLPDLRSCLDKLPELLETLKTRMARIDSSYRPGKPFVKVKFHDFTQTTLEQAGAGRDLGSYQLMLTQAFNRGGKPVRLLGVGVRLEDLRGGFEQMELFER from the coding sequence ATGACTCAGCGAAAAATCATCCACATCGACTGTGACTGTTTCTACGCCGCCATCGAGATGCGTGACGATCCGCGTCTGGCCGGCAAACCGCTGGCGGTGGGTGGTTCGGCAGACCGGCGCGGGGTGATCGCCACCTGCAACTATGAGGCGCGGGCTTACGGTGTGCGGTCGGCGATGTCCTCCGGGCATGCCTTGAAACTGTGCCCGGACCTGACGATCGTCAAGCCGCGTATGGACGCCTACCGTGAGGCATCGAAGGAAATTCACACGATCTTTCGCGATTACACCGACCTGATCGAGCCGCTGTCGCTGGACGAGGCCTACCTCGATGTCTCGGACAGCGCGCATTTCGGTGGCAGCGCCACGCGGATCGCCCAGGACATTCGGCGCCGGGTTTCCAATCAATTGCACATCACGGTCTCGGCCGGGGTGGCACCGAACAAGTTTCTGGCCAAGATCGCCAGTGACTGGAAAAAACCCAACGGCCTGTTTGTCATCACCCCGGACCAGGTCGAAGACTTCGTCAGCGGCCTGCCGGTGAGCAAGTTGCACGGCGTCGGCAAGGTCACTGCCGACAAGCTGGGCAAGCTCGGTATCAATGACTGCCTGCAACTGCGCGAATGGGACAAGTTGGCGCTGGTGCGCGAATTCGGCAGTTTTGGCGAGCGGATGTGGAGCCTCGCCCGTGGGATAGATGACCGTCAGGTGCATAACGACAGTCGTCGCCAGTCGATCAGCGTGGAAAATACCTACGATGTGGACTTGCCGGATCTGCGCAGTTGCCTGGACAAGCTCCCTGAATTGCTGGAAACCCTAAAAACCCGCATGGCGCGGATCGACAGCAGCTACCGGCCGGGCAAGCCGTTCGTCAAAGTGAAATTTCACGATTTCACCCAGACCACACTGGAGCAGGCCGGGGCAGGGCGAGATCTGGGCAGTTATCAATTGATGCTGACGCAAGCGTTCAATCGGGGTGGCAAACCGGTACGGTTGCTGGGGGTGGGCGTGCGGCTGGAGGATTTGCGCGGCGGCTTTGAGCAGATGGAGTTGTTTGAGCGGTAG